A single genomic interval of Parvularcula marina harbors:
- a CDS encoding carbon-nitrogen hydrolase family protein — protein sequence MLRAAAIQMRSGVSRSGNVAAAERLIREAAGAGATLIVTPEMTNVLDRDKERLFGDLPQEDGLSEITTFAEFSKELGMYLVIGSLAVALPDEDGQRKMANRCMMFGPNGEIARYDKIHLFDVDLPTGESWRESRMMKRGEEAVLARTDAASVGLSICYDVRFPHLYRALAKAGAEILTIPAAFTVPTGEAHWEVLLRARAIETGSFVIAAAQGGAHEDGRRTYGHSMIIDPWGRILTEKSDDEPGVIMADLDLDLVRDARTRIPSLALDRDTNVRTLEA from the coding sequence ATGCTGCGCGCCGCCGCCATCCAGATGCGCTCGGGCGTTTCGCGCTCAGGCAATGTCGCGGCGGCGGAACGCCTGATCCGTGAAGCGGCAGGCGCGGGCGCGACCCTCATCGTTACCCCGGAAATGACCAATGTCCTTGACCGCGACAAGGAGCGCCTGTTCGGCGACCTGCCGCAGGAGGATGGCCTTTCAGAGATCACGACGTTTGCGGAGTTTTCAAAAGAGCTTGGCATGTATCTTGTTATCGGCTCTCTCGCGGTCGCGCTGCCGGACGAGGACGGCCAGCGCAAAATGGCGAACCGCTGCATGATGTTCGGGCCGAATGGCGAGATCGCCCGCTATGACAAGATCCATCTTTTTGATGTCGATCTGCCAACAGGCGAGAGCTGGCGCGAAAGCCGGATGATGAAACGCGGTGAGGAGGCCGTCCTTGCCCGGACGGATGCCGCAAGCGTCGGGCTGTCGATCTGCTATGATGTTCGCTTCCCCCATCTCTACCGGGCGCTGGCGAAAGCCGGTGCTGAGATCCTCACCATACCGGCGGCCTTCACCGTCCCGACGGGCGAGGCCCATTGGGAAGTCCTCCTCCGGGCACGAGCGATCGAGACAGGCAGTTTCGTGATCGCCGCGGCGCAGGGCGGGGCGCATGAAGACGGCCGCAGGACCTATGGTCATTCGATGATCATCGACCCCTGGGGACGCATACTGACGGAAAAATCAGATGATGAGCCCGGCGTCATTATGGCCGATCTTGATCTTGATCTCGTCCGCGATGCCCGCACCCGCATCCCCAGCCTCGCACTTGATCGCGACACGAATGTGCGCACATTAGAGGCATGA
- a CDS encoding DUF1178 family protein, producing the protein MIKYALKCDDGHHFEGWFSNSADFDAQKEAGQLECPACGTSHVSKALMAPAVSTSRKAEARKEAVIRDAAISTFNEAARRAKDYVEKNFDHVGKNFPEEARKIHYGEAKERPIYGEATPKEAKELKDEGVEIAPIPQPVPEPSEVKRKLN; encoded by the coding sequence ATGATCAAATACGCTCTCAAATGCGATGACGGCCACCATTTCGAAGGCTGGTTCTCGAACAGCGCCGATTTCGATGCGCAAAAAGAGGCGGGCCAGCTTGAATGCCCGGCCTGCGGGACCTCGCATGTCTCAAAGGCGCTAATGGCCCCGGCGGTCTCAACCTCGCGCAAGGCGGAGGCGCGCAAAGAGGCCGTGATCCGCGATGCGGCGATCAGCACCTTCAACGAGGCGGCCCGGCGCGCGAAGGACTATGTCGAGAAGAATTTCGACCATGTCGGCAAGAACTTCCCCGAGGAAGCGCGCAAGATCCACTATGGCGAGGCGAAGGAACGCCCCATCTATGGCGAGGCTACACCGAAAGAGGCCAAAGAGCTGAAGGACGAAGGCGTCGAGATTGCGCCGATCCCCCAACCCGTGCCCGAACCGTCCGAGGTCAAACGAAAGCTGAACTAA
- a CDS encoding GNAT family N-acetyltransferase, with protein MSAQRQDWSWQPMQPHDLPTMINLAENVHEDYPEDDAIFAERLALYPQGCYLLSAGGEPCGYILSHPWAYAKPPELNCLLGEIPSAPDTYYIHDLAILERGRGLGAGAVITDKIVAHARSEGFDNISLVAVGGSNPFWAAQGFGEVVIEALTPKLRSYDDTAAFMVRQL; from the coding sequence ATGAGTGCTCAGCGTCAGGACTGGTCGTGGCAGCCCATGCAGCCTCATGACCTGCCGACCATGATCAACCTCGCAGAGAATGTGCATGAGGATTACCCTGAGGATGACGCTATCTTCGCCGAACGGCTGGCGCTCTATCCGCAAGGATGTTACCTGCTGAGCGCCGGTGGTGAGCCTTGCGGCTATATCCTCTCCCACCCATGGGCTTATGCTAAGCCGCCGGAGCTCAATTGCCTTCTCGGCGAGATCCCATCTGCTCCGGATACATATTATATCCATGATCTGGCGATCCTCGAACGAGGGCGCGGTCTTGGTGCCGGTGCGGTGATCACGGATAAAATCGTAGCCCATGCCCGCTCGGAAGGCTTTGACAACATCTCTCTCGTCGCGGTTGGGGGCTCAAACCCCTTCTGGGCCGCGCAGGGTTTTGGCGAAGTCGTGATCGAGGCGTTGACGCCCAAGCTGCGCAGCTATGACGACACGGCGGCGTTCATGGTGAGGCAGCTTTAG
- the aroC gene encoding chorismate synthase, giving the protein MSHNSFGHLFRVTTWGESHGPAIGCVVDGCPPGIRLEESYIQARLDQRRPGTSKFVTQRQEPDQVKILSGVFEDDRTDGPRTTGTPISLMIENVDQRSKDYSDIRDKYRPGHADYTYDAKYGFRDYRGGGRSSARETAMRVAAGAVAERVLEELYQDTVKIEAAMIGMGPHTIDPARADWSTVGDNPFWCPDPEAAQHWALRLEEARKDGNSLGALIEVRASGVPAGLGAPIYGKMDSDLAAAMMTINASKGVEIGAGFGASRLSGTENADGMKPDGNGGVMFDPQGPENTNGGILGGITSGQDIVVRLAIKPTSSILTPRKSVTRDGEETEVVTKGRHDPCVGIRGVPVARAMMALVLADHALRHRAQTGLLRPA; this is encoded by the coding sequence ATGTCTCATAACTCTTTCGGCCATCTCTTCCGTGTCACGACCTGGGGCGAAAGCCACGGGCCCGCCATTGGCTGCGTCGTCGATGGCTGCCCGCCCGGTATCCGGCTTGAGGAAAGCTATATTCAGGCGCGCCTTGATCAGCGGCGCCCAGGCACGTCGAAATTCGTGACCCAGCGGCAGGAACCTGACCAGGTGAAGATCCTGTCGGGCGTCTTCGAGGACGACCGCACGGACGGCCCGCGCACGACCGGCACGCCGATCTCGCTAATGATCGAGAATGTCGACCAGCGCTCGAAAGACTATTCGGACATCCGCGACAAATACCGTCCGGGTCACGCCGATTACACCTATGACGCCAAATACGGATTTCGCGATTATCGCGGCGGGGGACGCTCAAGCGCACGGGAGACCGCGATGCGGGTCGCCGCCGGCGCCGTGGCCGAGCGCGTTCTTGAAGAACTTTATCAGGATACGGTGAAAATCGAGGCGGCCATGATCGGCATGGGCCCGCACACGATTGATCCGGCCCGCGCCGACTGGTCGACGGTCGGAGACAATCCCTTCTGGTGCCCCGACCCCGAGGCCGCCCAGCACTGGGCGCTCCGGCTGGAAGAGGCCCGCAAGGACGGCAATTCGCTCGGCGCCCTCATCGAAGTGCGCGCAAGCGGTGTGCCTGCCGGGCTCGGCGCGCCGATCTACGGCAAGATGGATTCAGACCTTGCCGCCGCAATGATGACCATCAATGCCTCTAAAGGCGTTGAGATCGGCGCAGGCTTTGGCGCCTCCAGACTGTCGGGGACAGAGAATGCCGACGGCATGAAGCCCGATGGCAATGGCGGCGTGATGTTTGATCCTCAGGGGCCGGAGAATACCAATGGCGGTATCTTGGGAGGCATTACCTCCGGTCAGGACATCGTTGTCCGGCTGGCGATCAAACCCACCTCCTCGATCCTGACCCCGCGCAAATCCGTGACGCGCGACGGCGAAGAAACCGAAGTTGTCACCAAGGGCCGTCATGACCCGTGTGTCGGCATCAGGGGCGTGCCCGTTGCCCGCGCGATGATGGCGCTGGTGCTGGCCGATCACGCGCTGCGGCACCGCGCCCAGACAGGGCTTCTGAGGCCGGCATGA
- the pdxH gene encoding pyridoxamine 5'-phosphate oxidase, with amino-acid sequence MDTSDLIPPSPSEDDYEQERRAQEAFSVDEDQGKVFTSDDPLELFAQWLELAKKHEVNDAHAMSVATVDGAGFPNVRVVLLKDLDEGFVFYTNSMSAKGDELAENPLAALCFHWKSIRRQVRIRGLVEPVSEAENDQYFASRARSAQIGAWASQQSRPMTEEGILQKRVEDYEAIYEGRDVRRPDWWRGYRVTPSQMEFWVNRPFRLHDRLQFDYDGEGWNKTRLYP; translated from the coding sequence ATGGATACGAGTGATTTGATCCCCCCGTCGCCCAGTGAAGACGATTACGAGCAGGAGCGGCGTGCTCAGGAGGCCTTTTCGGTCGATGAAGATCAGGGAAAGGTCTTCACCTCCGATGACCCGCTGGAGCTTTTTGCCCAATGGCTGGAGCTGGCGAAGAAGCATGAGGTTAACGACGCGCACGCCATGTCGGTGGCGACGGTCGATGGTGCGGGTTTTCCGAATGTCCGCGTTGTGCTGCTCAAGGACCTCGACGAAGGCTTTGTTTTTTATACTAATTCCATGTCGGCGAAGGGTGATGAGCTAGCCGAGAACCCGCTTGCGGCGCTGTGCTTTCACTGGAAGTCGATCCGCCGTCAGGTAAGGATCCGGGGCCTCGTCGAGCCTGTCTCCGAGGCCGAGAACGACCAGTATTTCGCCTCACGCGCCCGCAGCGCCCAGATCGGCGCCTGGGCATCGCAACAATCCCGCCCGATGACGGAAGAAGGTATCCTCCAGAAACGGGTCGAGGATTATGAGGCGATCTATGAGGGCCGCGATGTCCGTCGGCCCGATTGGTGGCGCGGCTATCGCGTCACCCCGTCGCAGATGGAATTCTGGGTGAACCGGCCCTTCCGCCTGCATGACCGGCTGCAATTCGACTATGACGGCGAAGGCTGGAACAAGACCCGGCTTTATCCATGA
- a CDS encoding VOC family protein, whose protein sequence is MSDQQPSIGHVVWTDLTVPDADGLKDFYAEVVGLKCEPLDMGGYADYMMQASGEGPAAPGGVGICHARGSNAHLPPQWMIYFGVADLDASLEAVDRLGGKRIGDVRTMGNDRYCAIQDPAGAVCSLYQKQTA, encoded by the coding sequence ATGTCAGATCAACAGCCCTCAATCGGTCATGTCGTCTGGACGGATCTGACCGTTCCGGATGCGGATGGCCTGAAAGATTTCTACGCCGAGGTCGTTGGTTTGAAATGCGAGCCGCTCGATATGGGCGGGTATGCGGATTACATGATGCAGGCGAGCGGCGAAGGCCCGGCGGCCCCGGGTGGGGTCGGCATCTGTCATGCGCGAGGCTCGAATGCGCATCTGCCGCCGCAATGGATGATCTATTTCGGGGTGGCTGATCTTGATGCGTCGCTTGAGGCCGTCGATCGGCTCGGCGGCAAGCGCATCGGGGATGTCCGCACGATGGGGAATGACCGCTATTGCGCGATCCAGGATCCGGCAGGGGCTGTCTGCTCCCTCTATCAGAAACAGACAGCCTGA
- a CDS encoding DUF6249 domain-containing protein — MDWHEWYGWSGGVGLWGFIIAVVLIGSFFGYMKQKSRNDLIREALRNGQSIDPDMLKDIKEDDEKGGMILGGAICVAVSAGLVIMGYQIDKVEPGENVFEIMKGVAAIPGLVGVVLMIFGTLAKLGGKK, encoded by the coding sequence ATGGATTGGCATGAATGGTATGGCTGGAGTGGCGGCGTTGGCCTTTGGGGCTTCATCATCGCGGTCGTCCTGATCGGATCTTTCTTCGGCTATATGAAACAGAAATCGCGGAATGATCTGATCCGCGAAGCGCTTCGGAACGGTCAGTCGATCGATCCGGACATGCTTAAAGACATCAAGGAAGACGACGAAAAAGGCGGCATGATCCTTGGCGGTGCAATCTGCGTTGCCGTCTCTGCCGGCCTAGTCATCATGGGTTATCAGATCGACAAGGTCGAACCCGGCGAAAACGTCTTCGAAATCATGAAAGGCGTTGCCGCCATTCCTGGGCTCGTAGGCGTTGTACTGATGATCTTCGGTACGCTCGCGAAACTGGGCGGCAAGAAATAA
- the purD gene encoding phosphoribosylamine--glycine ligase, with translation MHILLVGSGGREHSLAWKIAKSPLLKRFTIVPGNPGTESLGDNLDMPLGELPQWAKAEGVDLVVVGPEAPLADGLADQLEEAGIPCFGPKADGARLESSKAFLKDLCTEAGIPTARYGTFTEAAPAKAFLDTLEAPYVIKADGLAAGKGVIIAQTRDVAETAIAGMLGGQFGAAGKTVLIEEFLKGTELSVFAVTDGESLLHFGAAQDHKRAFENDEGPNTGGMGGFSPSPLDTPEILARAYDEIIEPTLKALNAKGITYRGVLYAGLMITAEGPKLIEYNCRFGDPECQILMRRLRSDIVQSLWAAATGRLGGVGLDWMDDAAANIVMATKGYPDGYDKGSEIKGVDAANEMEGVVVFHAGTKADGGKLLAHGGRVLNITATGATTGEALDRAYAAVDAIDWPEGFFRADIGKHLRS, from the coding sequence ATGCATATTCTGCTGGTCGGCAGCGGCGGTCGTGAACATTCACTCGCCTGGAAAATCGCGAAAAGCCCGCTGCTCAAGCGGTTCACCATCGTGCCGGGTAATCCGGGGACCGAATCACTCGGCGACAATCTCGATATGCCGCTCGGCGAGCTGCCCCAATGGGCAAAGGCCGAAGGTGTCGATCTCGTCGTTGTCGGCCCCGAAGCACCGCTTGCTGATGGGCTTGCTGATCAGCTCGAAGAGGCAGGCATCCCCTGTTTCGGACCGAAAGCGGATGGCGCGCGGCTCGAAAGCTCAAAGGCATTCCTCAAAGACCTCTGCACCGAGGCAGGCATTCCGACCGCGCGATACGGCACTTTCACGGAAGCTGCGCCCGCAAAAGCCTTTCTCGACACACTTGAGGCACCATACGTCATCAAGGCAGATGGCCTCGCCGCAGGCAAAGGCGTGATCATTGCCCAGACCCGTGACGTCGCGGAGACCGCAATCGCCGGCATGCTGGGCGGGCAATTCGGCGCCGCCGGAAAGACCGTCCTGATCGAGGAATTCCTCAAAGGGACCGAACTCTCCGTCTTCGCCGTAACGGATGGCGAGAGCCTGCTGCATTTCGGTGCAGCGCAGGACCACAAGCGCGCTTTTGAGAATGATGAGGGCCCCAATACGGGCGGCATGGGCGGCTTCTCCCCCTCCCCGCTCGATACACCGGAGATCCTCGCCCGCGCCTATGATGAGATCATTGAGCCGACGCTCAAGGCGCTCAATGCCAAAGGCATCACCTATCGCGGGGTGCTTTATGCGGGCCTGATGATCACCGCCGAAGGGCCGAAGCTGATCGAATATAATTGCCGTTTTGGCGATCCTGAATGCCAGATCCTGATGCGCCGCCTGCGGAGCGATATTGTCCAATCGCTATGGGCTGCCGCCACTGGCCGCCTCGGCGGGGTCGGGCTCGACTGGATGGATGACGCCGCCGCCAATATCGTCATGGCCACAAAGGGGTATCCGGACGGATATGACAAGGGCTCGGAGATCAAGGGTGTCGATGCGGCCAATGAGATGGAGGGCGTTGTCGTCTTTCATGCCGGTACAAAGGCGGATGGCGGCAAGCTCCTCGCTCATGGGGGCCGTGTGCTGAATATCACGGCAACCGGGGCGACGACCGGCGAAGCGCTTGACCGTGCCTATGCGGCTGTTGACGCGATTGACTGGCCCGAAGGCTTTTTCCGGGCCGATATCGGCAAGCATCTGCGCAGCTGA
- a CDS encoding HpcH/HpaI aldolase/citrate lyase family protein, translating into MTSLETEGWRSLLFVPGSRPDRFDKALAAGADVVCIDLEDAVAPDGKDDAREQTFGYLAQPRDGGPALGLRINGVDTEAGARDLNAIGGLNGADFLMLPKVADLADIEAVIAAGCDLPIIVVLESANGVLEARAIAQHGAVIAAIYGAIDLSADIGCSLDWEAHLYGRSHCALCFGAEQKVLFDSPYLDVKDLDGLKEMTSRAARLGIHARSAIHPAQLAPIHEALNPSAEEVAEARRILEAFDAAKGGVALLDGKMIELPVIKSARRVLARAGD; encoded by the coding sequence ATGACATCGCTTGAAACCGAAGGCTGGCGTTCGCTTCTGTTTGTGCCGGGCTCGCGGCCGGACAGGTTCGACAAGGCGCTCGCGGCCGGGGCGGATGTCGTCTGTATCGATCTCGAGGATGCTGTGGCCCCTGACGGCAAGGATGACGCACGGGAGCAGACCTTCGGCTATCTGGCGCAACCCCGCGACGGCGGTCCTGCGCTCGGCCTGCGGATCAATGGCGTCGACACGGAGGCTGGTGCGCGCGATTTGAATGCTATTGGCGGGCTCAACGGGGCTGATTTCCTGATGCTGCCCAAGGTCGCCGACCTTGCCGATATCGAGGCGGTGATCGCGGCGGGATGTGACCTGCCGATCATTGTCGTTCTGGAATCCGCGAATGGTGTGCTGGAGGCCCGTGCCATTGCCCAGCATGGGGCCGTCATTGCCGCCATTTACGGCGCGATTGATCTGAGTGCGGATATTGGCTGTTCGCTTGACTGGGAGGCGCATCTTTACGGGCGCTCGCATTGTGCGCTGTGTTTCGGAGCCGAGCAGAAAGTACTGTTTGATTCGCCTTATCTTGATGTGAAGGATCTGGACGGTCTCAAAGAAATGACGAGCCGGGCGGCACGGCTGGGCATTCATGCCCGTTCAGCCATCCACCCCGCGCAGCTCGCACCGATCCATGAGGCGCTTAACCCGTCTGCGGAGGAAGTGGCCGAGGCGCGTCGCATCTTAGAGGCCTTTGACGCGGCGAAGGGCGGGGTCGCGCTGCTCGATGGCAAGATGATCGAGCTGCCGGTGATCAAATCCGCCCGCCGGGTGCTCGCCCGTGCAGGCGACTAG
- a CDS encoding ABC transporter permease translates to MSGFSLIPLALRSLMSRKAAVLLSVFAVALSVTLFLGVDKIRRGANAGFESTITGTDLIVGARSGPVNLLLYSVFRIGDPTTSISWESYEDLSSRRGVKWTIPLSMGDSHENFRVVGTTRSYLDHYRYGDARPLTVERGKWFEDEHDAVLGAAVAADLGYELGDEFPISHGLISAGFSEHKGHMFRVSGILARTGTPVDRTIHVSLAGLDAVHETGAEDHEGHEEHEPEAISAFLVGLENRSAVLVFQRMVNTYEPEPLTAVIPGIALTQLWSVVGTAQTALTATAGFVVVTGLLSLLIAILASLNARARELAVLRAAGAGPSHIFSLVILETALIATFGTLIGAGIVFGGMEVLGPLLSTQYGIPLATLGINGFDVAILAGVIGLATLLGIVPATQAYRRSLADGLTMKL, encoded by the coding sequence ATGAGCGGCTTCTCTCTCATTCCGCTGGCGCTCCGTAGCCTGATGAGCCGGAAGGCTGCCGTCCTTCTGTCGGTCTTTGCCGTTGCCCTCTCCGTCACGCTCTTTTTAGGGGTCGACAAGATCCGGCGCGGCGCCAATGCCGGATTTGAGAGCACAATCACGGGCACGGACCTGATTGTCGGCGCGCGGTCAGGGCCGGTGAACCTCCTGCTTTATTCCGTTTTCCGCATTGGTGATCCGACAACCAGCATCTCATGGGAGAGCTATGAGGATCTCAGCTCCCGGCGCGGGGTCAAATGGACGATCCCCCTGTCGATGGGCGACAGTCACGAGAATTTCCGCGTCGTTGGCACAACGAGATCCTATCTCGACCATTACCGCTATGGCGATGCCCGGCCCCTGACGGTTGAGCGCGGAAAATGGTTCGAAGACGAACATGATGCCGTCCTTGGCGCGGCAGTTGCCGCCGATCTTGGCTATGAACTCGGAGATGAATTCCCGATTTCTCATGGCCTGATCTCGGCGGGGTTCTCTGAGCATAAGGGTCACATGTTCAGGGTATCCGGCATCCTTGCCCGTACCGGCACGCCGGTTGACCGGACGATCCATGTCTCGCTGGCCGGACTCGACGCCGTTCATGAGACGGGGGCGGAAGATCACGAAGGCCATGAAGAGCATGAGCCTGAAGCAATTTCCGCCTTCCTCGTTGGTCTCGAAAACCGTTCCGCCGTGCTCGTCTTCCAGCGCATGGTGAACACCTATGAGCCCGAGCCACTCACGGCTGTGATCCCCGGTATCGCCCTCACCCAGCTCTGGAGTGTCGTCGGCACAGCGCAAACCGCACTGACCGCCACGGCCGGATTTGTCGTCGTCACCGGGCTCCTCTCCCTCCTCATCGCGATCCTAGCGAGCCTCAATGCTCGCGCACGGGAGCTTGCCGTTCTGCGCGCTGCGGGCGCCGGTCCCTCACATATCTTCTCGCTGGTCATTCTGGAGACGGCGCTGATTGCGACCTTCGGCACACTGATCGGTGCGGGGATTGTTTTTGGGGGCATGGAGGTGCTCGGCCCGCTTCTCTCGACCCAATATGGCATCCCGCTGGCCACCTTGGGGATCAACGGATTTGACGTCGCGATCCTTGCCGGGGTGATCGGTCTTGCGACCCTGCTTGGGATTGTCCCGGCGACGCAGGCCTATCGGCGGTCCCTCGCCGACGGGCTGACGATGAAACTCTAG
- a CDS encoding ABC transporter ATP-binding protein, with amino-acid sequence MTPALLMNGVEFSYGPGRGAVSIGHFEIAPGEKVFLYGPSGAGKSTLLGLAAGTLNPDKGDITVLGHDFHALSSAARDKVRADGLGIIFQLFNLIPYLSVLDNVLLPCRFSTARRARVEEDGGMKAVAGGLLSRLGLEDMTIRSRKVSELSVGQQQRVAAARALIGRPGLILADEPTSALDSDTQSAFLELLLTEVERSGAALVFVSHQRELATMFDREMAFGELPALEGESA; translated from the coding sequence GTGACACCCGCCCTCCTCATGAACGGCGTCGAATTCAGCTATGGCCCCGGCCGTGGCGCGGTCAGCATCGGCCATTTCGAGATCGCTCCCGGTGAAAAGGTCTTTCTCTACGGGCCGAGTGGTGCCGGCAAATCGACCCTTCTCGGTCTCGCGGCAGGCACCCTCAATCCTGATAAGGGCGACATCACCGTGCTGGGGCATGATTTTCATGCGCTGTCATCGGCGGCCCGCGACAAGGTACGGGCAGATGGCCTCGGCATCATCTTCCAGCTCTTCAATCTGATCCCTTATCTTTCGGTCCTCGATAATGTCCTCCTTCCCTGCCGGTTCTCTACCGCGCGGCGTGCCCGCGTCGAGGAAGATGGCGGGATGAAGGCGGTCGCGGGCGGGCTTCTCTCCCGGCTGGGGCTTGAAGACATGACGATCCGCAGCCGGAAGGTCTCGGAATTGAGCGTGGGCCAGCAGCAGCGTGTGGCCGCCGCCCGCGCCCTGATCGGCCGACCGGGACTGATCCTTGCCGACGAGCCGACATCCGCACTCGATTCAGATACGCAAAGCGCATTTCTCGAACTTCTCCTGACGGAAGTCGAACGCTCAGGTGCCGCCCTCGTCTTTGTCTCGCACCAGCGGGAACTCGCGACCATGTTCGATCGCGAGATGGCGTTTGGCGAACTGCCCGCGCTTGAAGGAGAATCGGCATGA
- a CDS encoding tryptophan halogenase family protein — MSEPLRRIVILGGGSAGWMTAAALGNAIHKDCEVTLVESEAIGTVGVGEATIPPIRRFNRSIGVNEKEFVQATGATFKLGIQFIDWSRLGHSYFHPFGTFGSDFDSIPLYQYWLEARREGIAGPLDEYCMAWGAASRLKFTPPVSDRRNIQSTFDYAYHFDAGLYAGFLRRFAEAKGIKRREGQITKLDVDGSTGRLTAVHLDNGDRLEADFFVDCTGFRSLALGQTLGVGYQDWTHWLPCNRAVAVPCAHGGEFTPYTRSIARGAGWQWRIPLQHRIGNGHVYSSAHLTDDEAHEILLANLDGEAQGEPRLLRFTTGRRHYFWHKNVVAIGLAAGFMEPLESTSLHLIQSGIQRLLALFPDRHMDPLLAEEYNRITSLEYERIRDFLILHYHATSRDDTPFWRYCSNMTIPDSLSYKLAHFRRDGRIVADQYDLFVNASWLSVYVGQDEFPDRPDPMMQLRNRPEAFRNLESVHKAIKDAAEAMPRHDEFIARNCPADTGLVAAE; from the coding sequence ATGTCAGAACCTCTTCGCCGGATTGTTATCCTTGGTGGCGGGTCCGCCGGCTGGATGACAGCGGCCGCACTCGGCAACGCCATTCACAAGGATTGCGAGGTCACGCTCGTCGAATCTGAGGCCATCGGCACAGTCGGCGTGGGCGAGGCGACGATCCCGCCGATCCGCCGATTTAACCGCTCGATTGGAGTCAATGAGAAGGAGTTCGTGCAGGCGACGGGTGCGACCTTCAAGCTGGGTATTCAATTCATTGACTGGTCCCGGCTGGGCCACAGCTATTTCCACCCCTTCGGCACCTTTGGCTCGGATTTCGATTCGATCCCGCTTTATCAGTATTGGCTTGAAGCCCGGCGGGAGGGGATAGCTGGGCCATTGGATGAATATTGCATGGCGTGGGGCGCCGCCTCGCGGCTGAAATTCACGCCGCCTGTTTCCGACCGCCGGAATATTCAGTCTACCTTCGATTATGCCTATCATTTTGATGCCGGGCTTTATGCGGGCTTTCTTCGCCGCTTTGCCGAAGCCAAAGGGATCAAACGGCGCGAAGGGCAGATTACCAAGCTCGATGTCGATGGGTCGACAGGGCGGTTGACTGCCGTTCATCTCGACAATGGTGATCGTCTTGAGGCGGACTTTTTTGTTGATTGCACGGGCTTCCGGTCACTGGCGCTCGGCCAGACGCTCGGGGTCGGGTATCAGGACTGGACCCACTGGCTGCCCTGCAACCGGGCCGTTGCCGTTCCTTGTGCTCATGGAGGGGAATTTACGCCTTATACCCGCTCGATTGCGAGGGGGGCGGGCTGGCAGTGGCGCATCCCGCTGCAACACCGGATCGGCAATGGACATGTCTATTCAAGTGCACACCTAACCGATGACGAAGCGCATGAAATCCTGCTAGCCAATCTGGACGGCGAAGCGCAGGGCGAGCCGCGCCTGCTCCGGTTCACGACCGGGCGGCGGCATTATTTCTGGCACAAGAATGTTGTCGCCATCGGCCTTGCCGCAGGGTTCATGGAGCCGCTTGAATCGACCAGCCTTCATCTGATCCAGTCAGGTATCCAGCGTCTTCTGGCCCTGTTCCCGGACCGGCATATGGATCCGCTGCTAGCGGAGGAATATAACCGGATCACATCGCTCGAATATGAACGTATACGGGATTTCCTGATCCTGCATTATCATGCGACCAGCCGCGATGATACGCCCTTCTGGCGTTATTGCTCTAATATGACGATCCCGGACAGTCTCAGCTACAAGCTCGCGCATTTCCGCAGGGATGGGCGCATTGTGGCGGACCAATATGATCTCTTCGTCAATGCAAGCTGGCTGTCTGTTTATGTCGGTCAGGATGAGTTCCCGGATCGCCCTGATCCGATGATGCAGCTTCGGAACCGTCCCGAAGCTTTCCGCAATCTTGAATCCGTTCACAAAGCAATCAAGGACGCAGCCGAAGCCATGCCGCGCCATGATGAATTCATTGCACGGAACTGCCCGGCGGATACTGGGTTGGTTGCGGCGGAATAA